Below is a genomic region from Fusarium oxysporum Fo47 chromosome VIII, complete sequence.
CTCGCAAATGAGGTCTCTACAGATTGCTTCATTAACATCATGGAGCAGTACCATCCAGACGCTCATGTCGGCAAACCAAAGCGAGCAAAGTCagatggcaaagaagaaaagcagGAGGTCCGATACGCAGACATCAACCGAGCAGTCAATGCTCAAGAGATCTCCTCAATCAGGAAAGCCGCAGAAGAGGCTGGGCTATGGCGGTTCAATGACCCACCGGGCCACGATGGGTTTGCTATCTGATGAGAAGCAAGTCGCCTCTCATTTGACTGTTGGGTTGCACTGCAAATGAATCAAACCTTGCTATGAGGCTGCCAATGCAAGCCAACAACGGGGACTAACAACGCCACCTCCTGGTTCAAACAAGCAATTGGCTTGGCCACCTTATTCAATTGCATGGAGCAAGGCAAACCAGACGACATGTTGTTCTAGACCCTACGACCTCTCTTTCATGTTCCTGACTGCCAACTGAAAAACCAccaaaagccaagactgACCAGTTTTATTGACGAACTACGGTGGTGACTTTTAAGTGTCGCCACCAGGCACGGTTCCATCAGAACAACCAACGACTCTCACTAGAAGAACTTTCTTCCAAAGAACCACTAGGTCAAGCGCTGGAACTTGCCGTTTCGCTTTGTTGAGGCGAACACAGCGACAAAGCGAACAGACCCCTCGTGTACAGTATAGCCTTCTTCGCAGTGGCCTTTGTCCACGGTGGAAAGGAAGTGGAGGATGAGAGATATGAATATCTAGTAACGATGGATGCTGTTTCTCGCAGAGACGATATTCCTTCTTTGCTACTATCATTAACAAAAACTCAAAGTCTATCAAAATGAATATAACTTTTGCAACAATTCATAGCATGGTGCAGCTACCATCCATGGATGCAAGAATTACTCCGCCTCCCGAGGAGCTAAACATTGCTATCCCTAAGCTACAAACATGTCCTATTATCCCACCTTCACCTCAATCCCTTCCGGATACACCACACCCAGACACACCGTCAATTTGCAGTCCTTCTTCACGAAGGAGACGTCGACGCTCTTCCAGCTCCAAAAGCCGTCCTACACGAGAGAGTGTGAATCAACAGCCCTATACCAACTTTCGTCTTATCTTTTCGCCCAGACCTTTTGAAAGTCTCTATACAGACCGAGTGTATCTTACTTCCTGTCTACAGCAGCAGGCTGGCCGAGCTGCAGATCTCATGAGACAATATTGCGCCGTGGAACTGCAGCTTCAGAGCCTTTTGGGTGACAATGGTCGGCGAAAGCTGAGAAAGCAGTTGGCTCTGCTGAAGTCTAAGGTCAACCAGGCCGCTGAACAGGAGAAGGCTATCTTCTCCCGCCTTGGTGAACTGTATGTTGAAATCCAGAGCCGAGAGACTTGGGCACAGAGATGGACTCTCGAAAGCCCTAGTGTCGCATCGTCCGTCTGCTTCAGTCCCGTTCCCTACGGCTTTACCACTCCATTGACACCCCTGAGCGGCACTTCCGAACACTTTGCCCCCATGGGTTACTTTGGCGATGTGCACCAGGTCTATGAACCACCATACATTCGCCAGGAGCCGACCTCGTGTGGACTGGAAACCGTCGAAGAGGCCGCAGAGGATCTCTTTGGTCCTGAATCTAGCTGTGATAGCGCCGAGTCCGAGACCACCCCAGCAACTCCAACTGATGTTGTGGCACCCTTCGTTCAGGAGAAGGACTATGGCTCTGAACTTGGAGAGGAGTTGAGTGATGAGCGATTTGTTGCGCTTAGGGAGAGACGGCTTAGTCTTCCCTGTCTTCGTAATGCTTGGCCTGAGGTTTAGGCTCATTGGTGCACACTTGAAAGGCGTTGCCGGATAACGTGTTGATTTTTCAAGCGTCATACAAAACCACGGAACGACCATGCATGTCGATCCATAATATCAAAGTTATCATCATGTCACTTACCATTAGTAGCATCAATTTGGCGTTCAATGTTTAGCATGTCTTAGTGTATATACTGTGTGTTTTTCTCAAATCATATCGCTGATGCACCAATTTATCCGTGAAATCCTTTAAGCAAACTCTCCAAACTGTCCGTCGTCAAATCCAAGATCCTTGGCTGattgcttctgctgcttAACAGCATTTGCACTTGGTGGAGGTGGGAATGAGAACCCGCCTGACGAGCTTGGTCCAGCAGGTGGTGGCGGTAGCGCAAATGACTGAAGAtcacctccagctcctgaACCAGATGAGTTATCTTGTTGTTTGCGTCTACCGAACTTTGATCCGCCAAAGCTCACAGTGATAGTCTCGCCATCTTTGAGGCTGTAATCTCTatgctcctccttctccttcgtCGCCGCCGGTTTGCTCTGTTCGCCCTCCCAGCCTAGCGCCTTTCGCGCTTCCTGAAGCGCAATGCTCAGATCAAACGCTTCGCTTCTCTCCTCAAAACCAATACCCAGGATAGCCTTTCGACCCTGCGGATCGCGCACTGTCACTGCAAAGAAGCGGCTGCTATCGAGGACCGGCTCTACAACACCAGGAGCGGTATAAGGCGCTGCGGCGAAGAGTTGGCCTGATGAAGCATCCTCCAGCACCGCATCGACTTTGAGCTTGTTGGTTGACGACTCGGATTCGTAGGCTGTCTCGACGACGCGCAGACGGGCAGTGAATATATGGCGCTGTGGTTCGGCGGTCCATGTACTGGCAGAGTAGCCCTTTGTAGAAGTAAGAGGAGGAATGTTATAGACATGGACGGCGTTGGCGACGAAGAGAATGCGCTGGATGGCGTCGTTGGGGAGGGCAGCGCCTGTTGCGGGATCGAGGAGCTCCATTCTTAGCTATGTTTGCCGTTTGTGACTGGTATATGCTTGTCCTGAAGTGAATTGAACTGTTGGAGTCGAAATAAATAAGTGTCAAGAATCAAAAGCTATAGAGGTCTGGAGTGAGGACGGAGAGAGGGGTGTAGAGATCGGAAGCGGTGGAGGGGTAGCGCGGGGCACTTTTGTTCGGGGTTCGGCTGCAGGGTAGTCAACTTAATGATGACCTCTCGATATCAACAGGTTACAGCACGTTATTGAACGATGCAACGCAACTGGTTGACCTTCTTTCCAGACGAAACTAGCATTATACTTCGACGCGAACCGCATACACTTGATACGTTTTAATCTAGAACGCTGCTTGCTACTGCACATCAGAGAGGCACTTCTCTATCCTTGGGGGGCACTTACAGGGGACCTCAACTATAAACGACCTGTAATTAAGCAGTGCTGTCACTTTCGGCCCCGCTCCCCACTTCACCCCGCCAAACCAGCTCCGAGAGATTGATTGACTCACAAACGCCTCGAAAATTCCCCTCCAAAGATCCCAGGATTGGGAATAGTATCATCTCAACTCCAAATACCTACTCCCCGGCGTTTTACACACACTTTATTATGACTACGGTCGATACAACAGGTTGGCTACTCTATACTGCGAACACCTGTCTCCTTGCTAACTCATCTAAGCCGCTGCTCCGGCTGAGCAACCTcaggcttcttcaacctcggATTTCGAGTCCGTCCCCAAAGTCACCTGTTCTTTACTCGTCTAACAATCTGCCAGTATCGTCGAAACATATCGAGGCCTTCTTGCTTCAGACCCATACCTCACCAAGCCAGTCGCCGCCATCGAGTCCCTAATCGCTCTTCTTAACGCCCACCCTTCTACCACCGTTTTCGAGATCCTCGACACCGTCAAAGCGCACTCCGATCGTCTCAAAGCCTCCGTTGCGAACCCCGTACCCCTTTCCGCCGGAACCGATCTCTTTCTTCAGTACCTCGTCTCGTCACTTCGTCA
It encodes:
- a CDS encoding uncharacterized protein (of unknown function-domain containing protein), whose product is MELLDPATGAALPNDAIQRILFVANAVHVYNIPPLTSTKGYSASTWTAEPQRHIFTARLRVVETAYESESSTNKLKVDAVLEDASSGQLFAAAPYTAPGVVEPVLDSSRFFAVTVRDPQGRKAILGIGFEERSEAFDLSIALQEARKALGWEGEQSKPAATKEKEEHRDYSLKDGETITVSFGGSKFGRRKQQDNSSGSGAGGDLQSFALPPPPAGPSSSGGFSFPPPPSANAVKQQKQSAKDLGFDDGQFGEFA